In Gossypium raimondii isolate GPD5lz chromosome 12, ASM2569854v1, whole genome shotgun sequence, a single window of DNA contains:
- the LOC128035523 gene encoding uncharacterized protein LOC128035523: protein MESPALSGRMARWQILLTEYDIVYVSQKSRKGSAIADLLASRTAEEYEPLRFDFPDEDLMCISEKEGESSKKKSWKMSFDGASNALGHGIGAVLVSPEGDHYPLTTRLNFFCTNNIAEYEACIMGLCAAIERKIEILEVHGDSALVIYQICGDWEVRDLKLVKYHDLVTKLVKEFKEVTFNYFPREENQLANALATLASMFKANRETEIMPLQMSIYEVPAHYFSIEKESDGQPWFHDILEYIKNQRYPEQANENDKRTIRRMAAGFVLDGDILYKRGKDQMLLRCVDVVEARKILEEVHEGICGMHASGFTMARQIMRLGYY from the coding sequence atggagtcacCTGCACTCTCAGGAAGAATGGCACGATGGCAGATCTTACTGACTGAGTATGACATCGTGTATGTGAGCCAAAAATCGAGAAAGGGAAGCGCGATAGCTGACTTATTGGCAAGTCGAACAGCGGAAGAATATGAACCTTTGAGATTTGATTTCCCAGATGAAGACTTGATGTGCATCTCAGAAAAAGAAGGTGAGTCATCAAAAAAGAAATCATGGAAGATGAGCTTTGATGGTGCATCGAATGCATTGGGGCATGGGATCGGAGCAGTCTTAGTGTCACCAGAAGGAGATCATTACCCGCTCACTACCAGATTGAACTTCTTCTGTACCAATAATATAGcagagtatgaagcttgcatcatgggactTTGTGCAGCTATCGAGAGGAAAATTGAAATCTTAGAAGTACACGGGGACTCAGCATTAGTCATTTACCAAATCTGTGGAGATTGGGAAGTGAGGGATTTGAAATTAGTCAAATATCATGACCTCGTTACGAAATTGGTCAAAGAATTTAAGGAAGTGACTTTTAACTACTTTCCACGAGAAGAGAACCAGTTGGCTAACGCCCTGGCCAcattggcttcaatgttcaaagCAAACAGAGAAACAGAAATAATGCCTCTCCAAATGAGCATATATGAGGTCCCCGCACACTATTTTAGCATTGAGAAGGAGTCAGATGGACAACCATGGTTTCATGACATCTTGGAGTACATTAAGAATCAGAGGTATCCCGAGCAAGCAAACGAGAATGACAAGAGAACAATTAGGAGAATGGCGGCTGGGTTTGTTCTTGACGGGGATAttctatacaaaaggggaaaagatCAAATGCTCCTGAGGTGCGTGGACGTTGTTGAAGCTAGAAAGATACTTGAAGAGgttcatgaaggaatttgtggaaTGCATGCTAGTGGTTTCACCATGGCCAGGCAGATTATGAGACTTGGTTATTATTAG